The Bacillus carboniphilus genome contains a region encoding:
- the mraY gene encoding phospho-N-acetylmuramoyl-pentapeptide-transferase, whose protein sequence is MLQQVILFTILVSFLVTVLLLPFFIPFLRRLKFGQSIRDEGPKSHQAKTGTPTMGGIVFIIAIFFATLIMTYTFFQPELEMFLLLFVLLGYGLLGFLDDYIKVIMKRNLGLTSRQKLIGQIIIAVIFYIVYRSMEGSTLIHIPGTDFSFDTGVFYMFIVILMLVGGSNAVNLTDGLDGLLSGTPAIAFGAFAVLAWNGSQYDVAIFSVAVVGAVLGFLVFNAHPAKVFMGDTGSLALGGSIVAVAILTKLELLLIIVGGVFVAETLSVIIQVISFKTTGKRVFKMSPLHHHYELIGWSEWRVVVTFWIAGLLLAMCGIYIEVWL, encoded by the coding sequence ATGCTACAACAAGTGATCTTATTTACTATTTTAGTAAGTTTTCTCGTCACTGTTCTCCTCCTGCCCTTTTTTATTCCTTTTTTAAGAAGGTTAAAATTTGGTCAAAGTATACGTGATGAAGGTCCCAAATCTCATCAAGCAAAAACAGGTACCCCAACCATGGGGGGAATTGTGTTTATTATTGCGATATTTTTTGCAACTTTAATCATGACTTATACCTTTTTTCAACCAGAGTTGGAAATGTTTTTACTGTTATTTGTGTTACTTGGTTATGGTTTGCTAGGCTTTTTAGATGATTATATTAAAGTCATTATGAAACGTAATCTAGGATTGACATCAAGGCAAAAACTGATTGGACAAATAATCATTGCGGTTATTTTCTATATTGTCTATCGTTCGATGGAAGGATCTACCTTGATACATATACCAGGAACTGATTTTAGCTTTGATACAGGAGTATTTTATATGTTTATTGTTATTCTTATGCTTGTAGGTGGATCGAATGCTGTTAATTTAACTGATGGTTTAGATGGTTTGTTATCAGGAACGCCAGCAATTGCTTTTGGAGCTTTTGCTGTTTTAGCATGGAACGGGTCCCAATATGATGTAGCGATCTTTTCTGTTGCTGTTGTAGGCGCAGTGTTAGGATTTTTAGTCTTTAACGCCCACCCAGCAAAAGTGTTCATGGGTGATACTGGTTCGTTAGCATTAGGGGGCTCTATTGTTGCAGTTGCTATTCTTACTAAACTTGAACTTTTATTAATTATCGTTGGTGGCGTATTTGTTGCAGAAACGTTATCGGTTATTATTCAAGTGATTTCTTTTAAAACAACAGGAAAAAGAGTGTTTAAAATGAGTCCGCTGCACCATCATTATGAGCTGATAGGGTGGTCCGAGTGGAGAGTTGTCGTGACGTTTTGGATAGCTGGATTGTTACTTGCGATGTGTGGAATTTATATTGAGGTGTGGTTGTAA